One stretch of Mastomys coucha isolate ucsf_1 unplaced genomic scaffold, UCSF_Mcou_1 pScaffold12, whole genome shotgun sequence DNA includes these proteins:
- the Ccdc50 gene encoding coiled-coil domain-containing protein 50 isoform X3 codes for MADVSVDQSKLPGVKEVCRDFAVLEDHTLAHSLQEQEIEHHLASNIQRNRLVQHDLQVAKQLQEEDLKAQAQLQKRYKALEQHDCEIAQEIQEKLTIEAERRRRIQEKKDEDIARLLQEKELQEEKKRKKHTPEFSGGSAFGDNYYYEDGDQSRSRRDRALGSGHSKFCRLQNDGKTVKQKEKPRHQQENLEELEEQHASERSLTSASRGRNDAQTACEQQERKWSGQERLWKSPLPKISGEVFLNTDSEDWEANCSPGTRSWEKQSRHHGRLSPKSSQKTGLPCKEIVYGRDLGQGDHRERRHRPRTSPFPEDKELHHHHDAGMKPRGIKETVSTPARGSHRDQEWYDAEIARKLQEEELLATHVDIRAAQVAQDEEIARLLMAEEKKAYKKAKEREKSSLDKRKHDPECKSKAKSAHSKSKEGDEAHRSKTDRPSRPLPPTVMGPEHTDPTHFTNQHSTTRHFPKSESSQKGFHNKQ; via the exons TGTGTCGAGATTTTGCTGTCCTGGAGGACCACACCCTGGCTCATAGCCTGCAGGAACAAGAGA TTGAGCATCATTTGGCATCCAATATTCAGCGGAACCGTCTGGTACAGCATGATCTGCAGGTTGCTAAGCAGCTCCAAGaggaagacctcaaagcccaagcTCAGCTCCAGAAGCGCTACAAAGCCCT TGAACAACATGATTGTGAAATTGCTCAGGAAATCCAGGAGAAGCTGACAATTGAGGCTGAAAGACGAAGACGCATTCAGGAGAAGAAGGATGAG gaCATAGCACGTCTTTTGCAAGAGAAGGAActacaggaagagaagaagaggaagaaacacacTCCAGAGTTTTCTGGGGGCAGTGCTTTTGGAGATAACTACTATTATGAGGATGGAG ACCAGTCAAGGTCAAGGAGGGACAGGGCACTGGGTTCTGGACACTCAAAGTTTTGTAGACTCCAAAATGATGGGAAGACTGTAAAGCagaaggagaaaccaagacaTCAACAGGAGAATTTGGAAGAGCTGGAAGAACAGCATGCATCAGAGAGATCCCTGACTTCTGCTAGCAGAGGGAGGAATGATGCCCAGACTGCCTGTGAGCAACAGGAAAGAAAGTGGTCTGGTCAGGAGAGGCTCTGGAAATCTCCACTTCCGAAGATCAGTGGGGAAGTATTTCTAAACACTGACTCTGAAGACTGGGAAGCTAACTGTAGCCCTGGAACTCGGAGTTGGGAAAAGCAGTCTCGGCACCATGGCAGACTTTCACCCAAGTCTTCACAGAAAACAGGACTTCCCTGTAAGGAAATTGTATATGGGAGGGATCTTGGGCAAGgtgaccacagagaaaggagacatagGCCCAGGACTTCTCCCTTCCCAGAAGATAAAGAACTTCACCACCACCATGATGCAG GAATGAAACCAAGAGGAATAAAAGAAACTGTCTCTACTCCAGCACGAGGTAGCCACAGGGACCAGGAGTGGTATGATGCTGAAATTGCCCGGAAGTTGCAAGAGGAAGAACTTTTG GCTACTCATGTGGACATAAGAGCAGCTCAGGTTGCCCAGGATGAG GAAATTGCTCGACTTCTGatggctgaagaaaaaaaagcttaCAAGAAAGCCAAAGAGCGAGAAAAGTCATCTTTGGACAAAAGGAAACATGACCCCGAGTGCAAG TCAAAAGCAAAGTCAGCCCACTCAAAGTCAAAAGAGGGTGATGAAGCACACCGTTCCAAGACTGATAGGCCGTCACG ACCACTGCCACCTACAGTGATGGGCCCTGAGCATACGGACCCCACCCACTTTACAAACCAGCACAGTACTACACGTCATTTTCCAAAGTCAGAGTCCTCACAGAAAG GCTTCCATAATaagcagtaa
- the Ccdc50 gene encoding coiled-coil domain-containing protein 50 isoform X1 → MADVSVDQSKLPGVKEVCRDFAVLEDHTLAHSLQEQEIEHHLASNIQRNRLVQHDLQVAKQLQEEDLKAQAQLQKRYKALEQHDCEIAQEIQEKLTIEAERRRRIQEKKDEDIARLLQEKELQEEKKRKKHTPEFSGGSAFGDNYYYEDGGMKPRGIKETVSTPARGSHRDQEWYDAEIARKLQEEELLATHVDIRAAQVAQDEEIARLLMAEEKKAYKKAKEREKSSLDKRKHDPECKSKAKSAHSKSKEGDEAHRSKTDRPSRPLPPTVMGPEHTDPTHFTNQHSTTRHFPKSESSQKGFHNKQ, encoded by the exons TGTGTCGAGATTTTGCTGTCCTGGAGGACCACACCCTGGCTCATAGCCTGCAGGAACAAGAGA TTGAGCATCATTTGGCATCCAATATTCAGCGGAACCGTCTGGTACAGCATGATCTGCAGGTTGCTAAGCAGCTCCAAGaggaagacctcaaagcccaagcTCAGCTCCAGAAGCGCTACAAAGCCCT TGAACAACATGATTGTGAAATTGCTCAGGAAATCCAGGAGAAGCTGACAATTGAGGCTGAAAGACGAAGACGCATTCAGGAGAAGAAGGATGAG gaCATAGCACGTCTTTTGCAAGAGAAGGAActacaggaagagaagaagaggaagaaacacacTCCAGAGTTTTCTGGGGGCAGTGCTTTTGGAGATAACTACTATTATGAGGATGGAG GAATGAAACCAAGAGGAATAAAAGAAACTGTCTCTACTCCAGCACGAGGTAGCCACAGGGACCAGGAGTGGTATGATGCTGAAATTGCCCGGAAGTTGCAAGAGGAAGAACTTTTG GCTACTCATGTGGACATAAGAGCAGCTCAGGTTGCCCAGGATGAG GAAATTGCTCGACTTCTGatggctgaagaaaaaaaagcttaCAAGAAAGCCAAAGAGCGAGAAAAGTCATCTTTGGACAAAAGGAAACATGACCCCGAGTGCAAG TCAAAAGCAAAGTCAGCCCACTCAAAGTCAAAAGAGGGTGATGAAGCACACCGTTCCAAGACTGATAGGCCGTCACG ACCACTGCCACCTACAGTGATGGGCCCTGAGCATACGGACCCCACCCACTTTACAAACCAGCACAGTACTACACGTCATTTTCCAAAGTCAGAGTCCTCACAGAAAG GCTTCCATAATaagcagtaa
- the Ccdc50 gene encoding coiled-coil domain-containing protein 50 isoform X2 produces MKPRGIKETVSTPARGSHRDQEWYDAEIARKLQEEELLATHVDIRAAQVAQDEEIARLLMAEEKKAYKKAKEREKSSLDKRKHDPECKSKAKSAHSKSKEGDEAHRSKTDRPSRPLPPTVMGPEHTDPTHFTNQHSTTRHFPKSESSQKGFHNKQ; encoded by the exons ATGAAACCAAGAGGAATAAAAGAAACTGTCTCTACTCCAGCACGAGGTAGCCACAGGGACCAGGAGTGGTATGATGCTGAAATTGCCCGGAAGTTGCAAGAGGAAGAACTTTTG GCTACTCATGTGGACATAAGAGCAGCTCAGGTTGCCCAGGATGAG GAAATTGCTCGACTTCTGatggctgaagaaaaaaaagcttaCAAGAAAGCCAAAGAGCGAGAAAAGTCATCTTTGGACAAAAGGAAACATGACCCCGAGTGCAAG TCAAAAGCAAAGTCAGCCCACTCAAAGTCAAAAGAGGGTGATGAAGCACACCGTTCCAAGACTGATAGGCCGTCACG ACCACTGCCACCTACAGTGATGGGCCCTGAGCATACGGACCCCACCCACTTTACAAACCAGCACAGTACTACACGTCATTTTCCAAAGTCAGAGTCCTCACAGAAAG GCTTCCATAATaagcagtaa